One segment of Deinococcus multiflagellatus DNA contains the following:
- the trmD gene encoding tRNA (guanosine(37)-N1)-methyltransferase TrmD — translation MTTEAPPTPLSFSFLTLFPELLFPFAQEAILGKAAARGLIDVQLVNLRDFAQNKHLKVDDTPYGGGAGMVIRVDVAQRALESLPPADEVILFSPAGQPFTQAVAEELAGKRHLAFLCGRYEGFDARVETLVTRELSIGDFVMMGGEAAAACVLEAVARLRPGVLGDPESHQMDSFSSGLLDYPEYTRPPEWNGHAVPEVLRGGNHAAVAAWRREQALRRTLARRPDLLAQAPLTPQDSAALLALGVSEAELAAWGAPPPPPPKRRRTAKRPAKAD, via the coding sequence GTGACGACTGAGGCCCCGCCCACACCCCTGTCCTTCTCGTTCCTGACGCTGTTCCCCGAGTTGCTCTTTCCCTTTGCGCAGGAAGCGATTCTGGGCAAGGCGGCGGCCCGGGGCCTGATTGACGTGCAGCTGGTGAACCTGCGCGACTTCGCCCAGAACAAGCACCTGAAGGTGGACGACACCCCGTACGGCGGCGGCGCCGGCATGGTGATCCGGGTGGATGTCGCCCAGCGTGCCCTGGAGAGCCTCCCCCCGGCCGACGAGGTGATTCTCTTCAGCCCGGCCGGCCAGCCCTTCACCCAGGCGGTGGCCGAGGAACTGGCGGGCAAACGCCACCTCGCCTTTCTCTGTGGCCGCTACGAGGGCTTTGACGCCCGCGTGGAGACCCTGGTCACGCGGGAACTCAGCATTGGCGACTTCGTGATGATGGGCGGCGAGGCAGCGGCCGCCTGCGTGCTGGAAGCGGTGGCGCGCCTGCGGCCCGGCGTGCTGGGCGACCCAGAATCGCACCAGATGGACTCGTTCAGTTCGGGGCTGCTGGATTACCCCGAATACACCCGCCCGCCCGAATGGAACGGCCACGCGGTGCCCGAGGTGCTGCGCGGCGGCAACCACGCGGCGGTGGCGGCGTGGCGGCGCGAGCAGGCCTTGCGGCGCACCCTGGCCCGGCGCCCGGACCTGCTGGCCCAGGCCCCGCTGACCCCGCAGGACAGCGCGGCGCTGCTGGCCTTGGGGGTCAGCGAGGCCGAGCTGGCGGCCTGGGGCGCCCCGCCGCCGCCCCCGCCCAAGCGGCGCCGCACGGCGAAGCGTCCGGCCAAAGCGGACTGA
- the zwf gene encoding glucose-6-phosphate dehydrogenase yields the protein MTPTQAADALVFFGATGDLAYKQIFPALQGLLARGLLDMPIIGVAKSGWTLAQLQDRARASLQEHGGVNEAAFARLCAQLQYIDGDYHDPATFTALRAALGPAQHPLHYLAIPPSLFGPVTQALAASGCAQGARIVVEKPFGHDLASAQALNRTIHQVFSEASVFRIDHYLGKEAVQNLLYLRFANGFLEPLLSRDHVQAIQLTMAETFGVAGRGRFYEEVGAIRDVVQNHMLQVLSLLLMDAPAHADHDAIRDSAAALLRAVRTLNPGEVVRGQYQGYTQEPDVAPGSQVETYAALRFHVDSWRWAGVPIDVRVGKRLPVTATAVTVFFKPPPQQMFGDARPSANFLRLHLTPGVQVTLGLNTKRPGAGLHGEADELVLHRQHWDGLAPYERLLGDALAGDLTLFAREDEVEEAWRIVQDVLGSAAPLWPYAPGSWGPPQADALLGPDGPWVNPDPAEGGTLDPPPGPASAPRQASAVGE from the coding sequence ATGACCCCCACGCAAGCGGCCGACGCCCTGGTGTTCTTCGGGGCAACGGGTGACCTGGCCTACAAGCAGATTTTCCCGGCCCTGCAGGGCCTGCTGGCGCGCGGCCTGCTGGACATGCCCATTATTGGGGTAGCGAAGTCGGGCTGGACGCTGGCGCAGCTGCAAGACCGCGCCCGCGCCAGCCTGCAGGAGCACGGCGGCGTGAACGAGGCGGCCTTTGCCCGGCTGTGTGCGCAACTGCAGTACATTGACGGCGATTACCACGACCCAGCCACCTTTACGGCGCTGCGCGCGGCCCTGGGGCCCGCCCAGCATCCGCTGCATTACCTCGCCATTCCGCCCAGCCTGTTCGGGCCGGTCACGCAGGCCCTGGCGGCCAGCGGCTGTGCCCAAGGGGCGCGCATCGTGGTGGAAAAGCCGTTTGGGCACGACCTCGCCAGCGCGCAGGCGCTGAACCGCACCATTCATCAGGTGTTCAGTGAAGCCAGTGTGTTCCGCATAGACCACTACCTGGGCAAGGAAGCGGTGCAGAACCTGCTGTACCTGCGCTTTGCCAACGGGTTTCTGGAACCGCTGCTCAGCCGCGACCATGTGCAGGCGATTCAGCTCACCATGGCCGAAACCTTTGGCGTGGCGGGCCGGGGCCGTTTTTACGAGGAAGTGGGAGCCATCCGCGACGTGGTGCAAAACCACATGCTGCAGGTGCTGAGCCTGCTGCTGATGGACGCGCCCGCCCACGCCGACCACGACGCCATCCGCGACAGTGCGGCGGCCCTGCTGCGCGCGGTGCGCACCCTGAACCCGGGCGAGGTGGTGCGCGGGCAGTACCAGGGCTACACCCAGGAGCCGGACGTGGCGCCCGGTTCGCAGGTCGAGACCTACGCGGCGCTGCGCTTTCATGTGGACTCCTGGCGCTGGGCGGGCGTGCCCATTGACGTGCGGGTGGGCAAGCGGCTGCCCGTGACCGCCACCGCCGTCACCGTGTTCTTCAAGCCGCCGCCGCAACAGATGTTTGGCGACGCGCGCCCCAGCGCCAACTTTCTGCGCCTGCACCTGACACCGGGCGTGCAGGTCACGCTGGGCCTGAACACCAAGCGGCCCGGCGCCGGGCTTCATGGCGAGGCGGATGAACTCGTGCTGCACCGCCAGCACTGGGACGGGCTGGCCCCCTACGAGCGCCTGCTGGGCGACGCCCTGGCCGGCGACCTGACCCTCTTTGCCCGCGAGGACGAGGTGGAAGAAGCCTGGCGCATCGTGCAGGACGTGCTGGGCTCTGCCGCGCCCCTGTGGCCCTACGCCCCGGGCAGCTGGGGCCCCCCGCAGGCCGACGCCCTGCTGGGCCCGGACGGTCCCTGGGTCAACCCCGACCCGGCCGAGGGGGGCACCCTGGACCCGCCGCCCGGCCCGGCCTCGGCGCCCCGGCAGGCCAGCGCGGTGGGCGAATGA
- the recG gene encoding ATP-dependent DNA helicase RecG: MATVAELREKLRRPLSAELASGCQNRVVAGGMDKLLASPLGNPFPKVREVLAGYAALDLPEREDALKRALALLSEAAKPAAKPARAARVAVPAAAPGERLPPDAPVERLDTGPGGARKLHTLGLHLLRDVLHAYPHRHEDRRALPDLSEVEEGQKVTVEGRVVAKSRRSPKPGMLILEVTLETPAGGRVRASWFNQPWVERQLKEGARLVLTGRVKKFGRSVQLGVEHLETVDGAQDSLSTGRIVGVYDSKEGISQEFLRRAAHRSLQAVPLDDYLPAHWRQKYRLTDLADALWGIHFPHDEGHLGRARARLRFDEYLFLELRLLLQGEDAVLQGKRFQATGDDIYTFEAALPFRFTNAQRRVLLEITDDMRGERQMARLVQGDVGSGKTAVAACALYLAVRDGYQGALMAPTEILARQHYANLVGYLGKLDVRVGLLIGAMTPKAKLEMQARIAQGDVDVVVGTQALIQENVRFDNLGLAVVDEEHRFGVQQRRKLLAGRPDVLVMSATPIPRSLALTAYGDLELSIIDELPPGRTPIETKLIQDTARQQAYGFVMRQIREGRQAFVVTALIEENENLELLAATQLADDLKTMLPEARIDLLHGKMSAAEKDHVMDRFRAHEFDVLVSTTVIEVGVDVPNATVMVIENAERFGLAQLHQLRGRVGRGSAQSYCVLIAGEHSKKTRQRLKIIEGSTDGFVIAEADLKLRGPGELRGTRQSGIPDLRLADLANDTEIIEQARELAKHILAHDPRLEHPRLQYLRSELQNRSQSVAFREVI, from the coding sequence ATGGCGACCGTGGCGGAACTCCGGGAGAAACTGCGGCGGCCCCTGTCGGCAGAGCTGGCCTCGGGCTGCCAGAACCGCGTGGTGGCGGGCGGCATGGACAAACTGCTGGCCTCGCCGCTGGGGAACCCCTTTCCGAAGGTGCGCGAGGTGCTGGCGGGCTACGCCGCGCTGGACCTCCCGGAGCGCGAGGACGCCCTGAAACGGGCCCTGGCCCTGCTGAGTGAGGCCGCCAAACCTGCCGCCAAGCCAGCGCGCGCGGCCCGGGTGGCGGTGCCTGCCGCTGCCCCCGGCGAGCGCCTGCCCCCGGACGCCCCGGTAGAGCGGCTGGACACCGGCCCCGGTGGTGCCCGCAAACTGCACACGCTGGGCCTGCACCTGCTGCGCGACGTGCTGCACGCCTACCCCCACCGCCACGAGGACCGCCGGGCCCTGCCGGACCTCTCGGAAGTGGAGGAAGGCCAGAAGGTGACCGTGGAGGGCCGCGTGGTCGCCAAATCACGCCGCAGCCCCAAGCCCGGGATGCTGATTCTGGAAGTCACGCTGGAAACGCCCGCCGGGGGGCGGGTGCGCGCCAGCTGGTTTAACCAGCCCTGGGTGGAGCGGCAGCTGAAAGAAGGCGCGCGGCTGGTGCTGACTGGCCGGGTGAAGAAATTTGGCCGCTCGGTGCAGCTGGGCGTGGAGCACCTGGAAACCGTGGATGGCGCGCAGGACAGCCTCTCGACAGGGCGCATCGTGGGCGTGTACGACAGCAAGGAAGGCATCTCACAGGAGTTTCTGCGCCGCGCCGCGCACCGCTCTCTCCAGGCGGTGCCGCTGGACGATTACCTGCCCGCCCACTGGCGCCAGAAGTACCGCCTGACCGATCTGGCCGACGCCCTGTGGGGCATTCACTTTCCGCACGACGAGGGCCACCTGGGCCGCGCGCGCGCCCGGCTGCGCTTCGACGAGTACCTGTTCCTCGAACTGCGCCTGCTGCTGCAGGGCGAGGACGCCGTGCTGCAAGGCAAACGGTTTCAGGCCACAGGGGACGACATCTATACCTTCGAGGCCGCGCTGCCCTTCCGTTTCACGAACGCCCAGCGGCGGGTGCTGCTGGAAATCACGGACGACATGCGGGGTGAACGCCAGATGGCGCGGCTGGTGCAGGGGGACGTGGGCAGCGGCAAGACCGCTGTGGCCGCCTGCGCCCTGTATCTGGCGGTGCGCGACGGCTACCAGGGCGCCCTGATGGCCCCCACCGAGATCCTGGCGCGGCAGCACTATGCCAATCTGGTGGGTTACCTGGGGAAGCTGGACGTGCGGGTGGGCCTCTTGATTGGCGCCATGACCCCCAAGGCCAAGCTGGAGATGCAAGCCCGCATTGCCCAGGGCGACGTGGACGTGGTGGTGGGCACCCAGGCGCTGATTCAGGAGAACGTGCGCTTTGACAACCTGGGGCTGGCCGTGGTGGACGAGGAACACCGCTTTGGCGTGCAGCAGCGGCGCAAGCTGCTGGCCGGGCGCCCCGACGTGCTGGTGATGTCGGCCACGCCCATTCCGCGCTCGCTGGCGCTGACCGCCTACGGCGACCTGGAACTCAGCATCATTGACGAGCTGCCGCCCGGCCGCACGCCCATCGAAACCAAGCTGATTCAGGACACCGCCCGGCAGCAGGCGTACGGCTTCGTGATGCGCCAGATTCGTGAAGGTCGGCAGGCCTTCGTGGTCACCGCCCTGATCGAGGAAAACGAGAATCTGGAGCTGCTGGCCGCCACCCAGCTGGCCGACGACCTGAAGACCATGCTCCCAGAAGCCCGCATTGATCTGCTGCACGGCAAGATGAGCGCCGCCGAGAAGGACCATGTGATGGACCGCTTCCGCGCCCACGAGTTCGACGTGCTGGTGTCCACCACGGTGATTGAGGTGGGCGTGGACGTGCCCAACGCCACGGTGATGGTCATTGAAAACGCCGAACGCTTTGGGCTGGCGCAGCTGCACCAGTTGCGCGGCCGGGTGGGGCGTGGCAGCGCCCAGAGCTACTGCGTGCTGATTGCGGGCGAGCACAGCAAGAAAACCCGCCAGCGCCTGAAGATCATTGAGGGCAGTACCGACGGCTTTGTGATTGCCGAAGCCGACCTGAAGCTGCGCGGCCCCGGCGAGCTGCGCGGCACCCGCCAGAGCGGCATTCCCGACCTGCGCCTGGCCGACCTGGCCAACGACACCGAGATCATCGAGCAGGCGCGCGAACTGGCCAAGCACATCCTGGCCCACGACCCCAGGCTGGAGCACCCCCGCCTGCAGTACCTGCGCAGCGAACTGCAAAACCGCAGCCAGAGCGTGGCGTTCAGGGAAGTGATTTAG
- a CDS encoding phosphatase PAP2 family protein — translation MTLVRPWLWPALRRYVLGILLPLVVLGLLAEDVLEHQRAAFETPLLLWLHAHTPPALIALSLALHTLGSPPVMAVVFVLIPAWLWQRRRPADAASALLGLGSAVGTAFVMKLLFHRARPELWPRLVAETGASFPSGHATVAAALATCVALLLWRTPLRWPGAAACLLYALLSGAARLALGVHYPSDVLAGWLTGWVCVLSAHNVVHAPWGQRLWRPLLRSVP, via the coding sequence ATGACTCTGGTCCGCCCCTGGCTCTGGCCCGCGCTGCGGCGCTACGTTCTGGGCATTCTGCTGCCTCTGGTGGTGCTGGGCCTGCTGGCTGAGGACGTGCTCGAACACCAGCGCGCCGCGTTCGAGACGCCGCTGCTGCTCTGGCTGCATGCCCACACGCCCCCCGCCCTGATCGCCCTGAGCCTGGCGCTGCACACCCTGGGCAGCCCCCCGGTGATGGCCGTGGTGTTTGTGCTGATTCCCGCGTGGCTGTGGCAGCGCCGCCGGCCAGCCGACGCGGCCAGCGCCCTGCTGGGTCTGGGCAGCGCTGTGGGCACCGCGTTTGTCATGAAGCTGCTGTTTCACCGCGCCCGGCCAGAACTGTGGCCCCGGCTGGTGGCCGAAACGGGCGCCTCGTTTCCCAGCGGACACGCCACGGTGGCCGCTGCCCTCGCCACCTGCGTGGCCCTGCTGCTGTGGCGCACGCCGCTGCGCTGGCCGGGCGCGGCGGCTTGCCTGCTGTACGCCCTGCTGAGCGGCGCCGCGCGCCTGGCCCTGGGGGTGCATTACCCCAGCGATGTGCTGGCGGGCTGGCTCACCGGCTGGGTGTGTGTGCTCAGCGCCCACAACGTGGTCCATGCCCCCTGGGGCCAGCGGCTGTGGCGCCCCCTGCTGCGGTCGGTGCCTTGA
- a CDS encoding glycoside hydrolase family 15 protein yields the protein MSDLPSFALVGDDALAPGAPGLAPTWSSSDKDFVTTSLGQARVWVTLGHGVLNEVYWPSTGEPQLRDLTFYLVGEGGWVDLKRTAHYTLSVPAPFLPLPTVVHTGADYQLTLEVVPDPLRDVLLVRYELQGPYTLAVVAAPHLNGDGHDNVAWVDGACFAHCHRRVLCLTADSPLRQASAGIVGVSDGWQDLQAHGRLTWAYTKAGPGNVALSLALARPQGVLALGFSNTARGAYTLARASLAEGADAARGAFLHGWSQWARHLPFPAPDPELGALAQFSAAVLKMHEDTTYPGAVVASLSTPWGEATDTLGGYHLVWPRDATLAAFALLAAGQLDDARRILARFVATQEEDGHWAQNSYPSGDPFWTGLQLDETAFPVLLAAKLRELGDPEPAGVPEMVRRALGFVARTGPTSDQDRWEENPGVNPFTVAVAIAALVAGAPWLAPDQQDEALRLADEWNERLEGWCYVEDTPLAREHGVRGYYVRLAPPQKDGGLGGEVLLRNRLGETLLASALVSLDFSYLTRLGLRHVTDPRVQDTLRVVDRVLRVSTPSGDLYRRYNHDGYGEHDDGRPFDGNGTGRLWPLLAGERGHLALQAGEDALPYLRAMAHCASDGGLLPEQVWDGPALPERGLFPGRPSGSAMPLVWSHAEFLKLLLARESGRPFELLRAVEDRYAHARPAPEWRWRNETPVAALPPGRDLRLESPVPFTLHYGWDGWQDVQEAAAQPGPFGLWQVCLGAEALAAHDTLHFTRRFETGWEGQDHRVALQHAPAQALTPT from the coding sequence ATGAGCGACCTTCCCTCGTTCGCGCTGGTGGGCGACGACGCGCTGGCCCCGGGCGCCCCGGGCTTGGCGCCCACCTGGAGCAGCAGCGACAAGGATTTCGTGACCACCAGCCTGGGGCAGGCGCGGGTGTGGGTCACCCTGGGCCACGGCGTGCTGAACGAGGTCTACTGGCCCTCGACCGGCGAGCCGCAACTGCGCGACCTCACCTTCTATCTGGTGGGCGAGGGCGGCTGGGTGGACCTGAAGCGCACCGCCCACTACACCCTCAGTGTTCCCGCCCCGTTTCTGCCGCTCCCCACCGTGGTCCACACGGGCGCGGACTACCAGCTGACCCTGGAGGTCGTGCCCGATCCGCTGCGCGACGTGCTGCTGGTGCGCTACGAACTGCAGGGGCCCTACACCCTGGCGGTGGTGGCCGCGCCCCACCTGAATGGCGACGGGCACGACAACGTGGCCTGGGTGGACGGCGCGTGCTTTGCCCACTGTCACCGCCGGGTGCTGTGTCTGACCGCCGACAGCCCGCTGCGTCAGGCCTCGGCGGGCATCGTGGGGGTGTCGGACGGCTGGCAGGACCTGCAGGCCCACGGCCGCCTGACCTGGGCGTACACCAAGGCCGGGCCGGGCAACGTGGCCCTGAGCCTGGCGCTGGCGCGGCCCCAGGGCGTGCTGGCGCTGGGGTTTTCCAACACGGCGCGCGGCGCCTACACCCTGGCGCGCGCCAGCCTCGCCGAGGGCGCAGACGCGGCGCGCGGCGCGTTTTTGCACGGCTGGTCGCAGTGGGCCCGGCATCTGCCCTTTCCGGCGCCCGACCCCGAACTGGGCGCGCTGGCGCAGTTCAGCGCCGCGGTGCTCAAGATGCACGAGGACACCACCTATCCCGGCGCGGTGGTCGCCAGCCTGAGCACCCCCTGGGGCGAGGCCACCGACACGCTGGGCGGCTACCACCTTGTCTGGCCGCGCGACGCCACGCTGGCGGCCTTTGCGCTGCTGGCCGCCGGCCAGCTGGACGACGCCCGGCGCATCCTGGCGCGCTTTGTGGCCACGCAGGAGGAAGACGGCCACTGGGCGCAGAACAGCTATCCCAGCGGCGATCCGTTCTGGACCGGGCTGCAGCTGGACGAAACGGCCTTTCCAGTGCTGCTGGCCGCCAAGCTGCGCGAACTGGGCGACCCCGAACCGGCGGGGGTCCCCGAGATGGTGCGCCGCGCCCTGGGGTTTGTGGCGCGCACCGGCCCCACCAGCGACCAGGACCGCTGGGAGGAAAACCCCGGCGTGAATCCGTTTACGGTGGCGGTGGCCATTGCGGCGCTGGTGGCGGGCGCGCCGTGGCTGGCGCCCGACCAGCAGGACGAGGCCCTGCGGTTGGCCGACGAATGGAATGAGCGCCTGGAGGGCTGGTGCTACGTGGAAGACACGCCGCTGGCCCGCGAACATGGGGTGCGCGGCTACTACGTGCGCCTGGCGCCCCCGCAAAAGGACGGTGGCCTGGGCGGCGAGGTGCTGCTGCGCAACCGCCTGGGCGAGACGCTGCTGGCCTCGGCGCTGGTGAGCCTGGATTTCTCGTACCTGACGCGCCTGGGCCTGCGCCACGTCACCGATCCCCGGGTGCAGGACACGCTGCGGGTGGTGGACCGGGTGCTGCGGGTGAGCACGCCCAGCGGCGACCTGTACCGCCGCTACAACCACGACGGCTACGGCGAGCACGATGACGGGCGGCCCTTTGACGGCAACGGCACCGGGCGCCTGTGGCCGCTGCTGGCCGGCGAGCGCGGGCACCTGGCCCTGCAGGCGGGCGAGGACGCCTTGCCCTACCTGCGCGCGATGGCCCACTGCGCCAGCGACGGCGGCCTGCTGCCCGAACAGGTCTGGGACGGCCCGGCGCTGCCGGAGCGGGGCCTGTTTCCCGGGCGGCCCTCGGGGAGCGCCATGCCGCTGGTCTGGAGCCACGCCGAGTTTCTGAAGCTGCTGCTGGCCCGCGAGTCGGGGCGGCCCTTTGAGTTGCTGCGCGCCGTCGAGGACCGCTACGCCCACGCCCGGCCAGCCCCCGAATGGCGCTGGCGCAACGAAACGCCCGTCGCCGCGCTGCCCCCGGGCCGGGACCTGCGCCTGGAAAGCCCGGTGCCCTTTACCCTGCACTACGGCTGGGACGGCTGGCAGGACGTGCAGGAGGCAGCGGCCCAGCCCGGCCCCTTTGGGCTGTGGCAGGTGTGCCTGGGGGCCGAGGCGCTGGCGGCGCACGACACCCTGCACTTTACCCGCCGCTTCGAGACCGGCTGGGAAGGCCAGGACCACCGCGTGGCGCTGCAGCACGCGCCGGCCCAGGCCCTGACCCCCACATGA
- a CDS encoding DUF705 domain-containing protein has protein sequence MSPPPLVVYVDVDETLVRNAGRSRIPIPAAVAHVRELAAQGAELYCWSSGGAAYARASAREVGLEALFTAFLPKPQVLLDDQPVQTWRRLVQVHPLSCAGASVAEYRARLASRPPGGHEEG, from the coding sequence ATGAGCCCTCCCCCGCTGGTCGTTTATGTGGATGTGGACGAAACCCTGGTGCGCAACGCTGGGCGCTCCCGCATTCCCATTCCGGCAGCGGTGGCCCATGTGCGCGAACTGGCCGCGCAGGGGGCCGAGCTGTACTGCTGGAGTTCGGGCGGCGCCGCCTACGCCCGCGCCAGTGCGCGCGAGGTGGGGCTGGAGGCGCTGTTTACGGCCTTTCTGCCCAAACCGCAGGTGCTGCTGGACGATCAGCCAGTGCAGACGTGGCGCCGACTGGTGCAGGTGCATCCCCTGAGCTGCGCGGGCGCCAGCGTGGCGGAGTACCGCGCGCGCCTGGCCTCCAGACCACCGGGCGGTCACGAGGAGGGGTAA
- a CDS encoding LON peptidase substrate-binding domain-containing protein gives MRVPLFPLPKLVLFPGVLLPLYVFEPRYRALLADVQASGSPFGIVRIVVSSEESDRPFHERVSRVGTLASLRQAQGHEDGTSTILVTGGERFEIERFHFDQPYLSADVRLWPLAGDDTEVERVSAGELLSALIRLRPEEGEALRRAAPSEPLLLASFAAASLPLTPEQREDALRAPTLGDRLDVLLGYVPREAKLLN, from the coding sequence ATGCGCGTTCCGCTGTTTCCTCTGCCCAAGCTGGTGCTGTTTCCAGGCGTACTGCTGCCGCTGTACGTCTTTGAACCCCGGTACCGGGCCCTGCTGGCAGACGTGCAGGCCAGCGGGAGCCCCTTTGGCATCGTGCGTATCGTGGTGTCCTCAGAAGAGTCGGACAGGCCGTTTCACGAGCGGGTGTCGCGGGTGGGCACACTGGCCTCGCTGCGCCAGGCGCAGGGCCACGAGGACGGCACCAGCACCATCCTGGTCACGGGGGGCGAGCGCTTTGAGATCGAGCGCTTTCACTTCGACCAGCCGTATCTGTCCGCCGACGTGCGGCTGTGGCCCCTGGCAGGCGACGACACTGAGGTGGAGCGGGTCTCGGCGGGCGAGCTGCTCTCGGCCCTGATTCGCCTGCGCCCCGAAGAAGGTGAGGCCCTGCGCCGCGCCGCGCCCAGTGAGCCGCTGCTGCTGGCCAGCTTTGCTGCCGCCAGCCTGCCGCTGACACCTGAGCAGCGCGAAGACGCCCTGCGCGCCCCCACGCTGGGCGACCGCCTGGACGTGCTGCTGGGCTATGTGCCGCGCGAAGCCAAACTGCTGAACTAG
- a CDS encoding cupredoxin domain-containing protein has product MKTVPLTLTLLSTLGTVQAASLNLTMSDLKFTPAALTLKAGQPVTLRLSNTGKVPHELQIYAKPRVAPTTEAAWDAYMKTHTLWQGAKNLRLIQNGKAVGGTFFEVVLAPGAQATLTFTPTKTGVFEMACHMPGHYEGGMKGTVTVK; this is encoded by the coding sequence ATGAAAACAGTTCCGCTGACGCTGACCCTCCTGAGCACCCTGGGCACCGTGCAGGCCGCCAGCCTGAACCTCACGATGTCCGACCTGAAGTTCACGCCCGCGGCCCTGACCCTGAAAGCGGGCCAGCCCGTGACCCTGCGCCTGAGCAATACGGGCAAGGTGCCCCACGAACTGCAGATCTACGCCAAGCCCCGGGTGGCCCCCACCACCGAAGCCGCCTGGGACGCCTACATGAAAACGCACACGCTGTGGCAAGGGGCCAAGAACCTGCGTCTGATCCAAAATGGCAAGGCCGTGGGCGGCACCTTCTTTGAGGTGGTGCTGGCCCCCGGCGCCCAGGCCACCCTGACCTTTACCCCCACCAAGACCGGGGTGTTCGAGATGGCCTGCCACATGCCCGGCCACTACGAGGGCGGCATGAAGGGCACCGTGACCGTGAAGTAG
- a CDS encoding HEAT repeat domain-containing protein — protein sequence MAAPFTQVLTLGLPVGVVQGEWGVLRPPDDFVPVKIGLLPNMVTLLEGDPAGFHDDLQARLRAAALPEALAATYPLVPTLRLGLQWGAAYWEEHALRWTEHCQFAGQLNAELRALAQTGKTQRVRHWAQRLVRTAERNHQIASAQEFLDLRNGTDPELYQRAAHGRASPEVWTAVMALDPEMKFWVARNKTVPPEVLTRLSSDPDPRVRWMVATRRACPPETLAQLANDPDESVRLRVAYNAKCPPALLVRLASDTEPEVARVARSRLKAQA from the coding sequence GTGGCGGCGCCGTTTACGCAGGTGTTGACGCTTGGCCTGCCCGTCGGCGTGGTGCAGGGCGAGTGGGGGGTGTTGCGCCCACCTGATGACTTTGTGCCGGTCAAGATAGGGCTGTTGCCCAACATGGTGACGCTGCTGGAAGGCGATCCAGCCGGGTTCCATGACGACCTGCAGGCGCGGCTTCGGGCCGCCGCCCTGCCAGAGGCCCTGGCCGCAACCTATCCCCTGGTGCCCACCCTCCGGCTGGGGCTGCAGTGGGGCGCGGCCTACTGGGAAGAACATGCCCTGCGCTGGACCGAGCATTGCCAGTTTGCGGGTCAGCTGAACGCTGAGCTGCGAGCCCTGGCGCAGACTGGAAAAACGCAGCGGGTCCGGCACTGGGCCCAGCGCCTGGTGCGGACAGCCGAGCGGAACCATCAGATCGCCAGTGCGCAGGAATTTCTGGACCTGCGAAACGGCACTGATCCTGAGCTTTATCAGCGTGCGGCCCACGGCCGGGCCAGTCCCGAAGTGTGGACCGCCGTGATGGCCCTGGACCCAGAGATGAAGTTCTGGGTGGCGCGCAACAAGACCGTGCCGCCAGAAGTGCTGACCCGACTCTCCAGCGACCCTGACCCGCGCGTCCGCTGGATGGTCGCCACTCGCCGCGCCTGCCCACCAGAAACGCTGGCGCAACTGGCCAATGACCCGGATGAATCGGTCAGGCTGAGGGTGGCCTATAACGCCAAATGCCCGCCGGCCCTGCTCGTTCGATTGGCCTCCGACACCGAGCCTGAAGTGGCCCGAGTCGCCCGGTCCCGACTGAAGGCGCAAGCATGA
- a CDS encoding ROK family protein: protein MSRARAARPAPAAPRTVLTVDIGGTHVKVLRSGLDPEQRRRFVSGPELTPAAMVRGVQALVDDWTFDAVSVGYPGPVLHGQPVHNPANLGPGWVGFDYARAFGCPLKLINDAAMQALGSYQGGSLLFLGLGTGLGTALIVDGVLEPMELAHLPYRKKTYEDYVGLRGLKRLGKKAWRREVGRVTALLMQALAPDEAVLGGGNAALLEGHLDHLPAGVRLGDNSNAFVGGFRLWADDLNARPRPHRQARPDRAATSAAEVPTRPARRRTVKAK, encoded by the coding sequence ATGAGCCGCGCCCGCGCGGCCCGCCCAGCGCCCGCTGCGCCCCGCACCGTCCTGACCGTGGACATTGGCGGCACGCATGTGAAGGTGCTGCGCAGCGGCCTGGACCCGGAGCAGCGGCGCCGCTTCGTTTCGGGGCCCGAGCTGACCCCAGCAGCGATGGTGCGCGGCGTACAGGCCCTGGTGGACGACTGGACCTTTGACGCGGTGAGCGTGGGCTACCCGGGGCCAGTGCTGCACGGCCAGCCGGTCCACAACCCGGCGAACCTGGGGCCGGGCTGGGTGGGCTTTGACTACGCCCGCGCGTTTGGCTGCCCCCTGAAGCTGATCAACGACGCCGCCATGCAGGCTCTGGGCAGTTACCAGGGCGGCTCGCTGCTGTTTCTGGGCCTGGGCACCGGGCTGGGCACCGCCCTGATCGTGGACGGGGTGCTGGAGCCCATGGAGCTGGCCCACCTGCCCTACCGCAAGAAAACCTATGAGGACTACGTGGGCCTGCGCGGCCTGAAACGGCTGGGCAAAAAGGCGTGGCGCCGGGAGGTGGGCCGGGTCACCGCGCTGCTGATGCAGGCCCTGGCACCCGATGAGGCCGTGCTGGGCGGCGGCAACGCAGCGCTGCTGGAAGGGCATCTGGATCACCTGCCGGCCGGGGTGCGTCTGGGGGACAACAGCAACGCCTTTGTGGGGGGATTCCGGCTGTGGGCCGACGATCTGAACGCGCGCCCACGCCCCCACAGACAGGCGCGCCCCGACCGGGCGGCGACCAGCGCGGCCGAAGTGCCCACCCGCCCAGCGCGGCGGCGCACAGTGAAGGCGAAGTGA